In a genomic window of Gossypium arboreum isolate Shixiya-1 chromosome 7, ASM2569848v2, whole genome shotgun sequence:
- the LOC108468232 gene encoding uncharacterized protein LOC108468232 isoform X1, whose protein sequence is MIAPIAVALTVGLLGWTYRALKPPPPKICGSPDGPPVTSPRIKLSDGRHLAYREAGVPREEAKYKIVVIHGFGSSKDLNLPASEELVEELRIYFLFFDRSGYGDSDPNPSRSVKSEAYDVQELADKLQIGSMFYVIGISMGAYPVYSCLKYIPHRLAGASLVVPFVNYWWPCLPANLSNDAFSRLLAQDQWSFRVAHYTPLLFYWWMSQKWFPSLSILAGNMAIFSQSDLEILKKWSEAPSVGQEKIQQQGVYESLHRDIMVSYGKWEFDPMDLINPFPNNEGSVHIWQGYEDRIIPFQVNRYLSEKLPWIHYHEVPDAGHLLIFESKNCEAVLRELVQRRRNLVLNRNQKWLYSRPRWFD, encoded by the exons ATGATTGCCCCTATAGCGGTAGCTTTGACAGTGGGCCTCCTGGGATGGACTTATCGAGCATTAAAGCCGCCCCCTCCAAAGATATGTGGCTCACCCGATGGACCTCCTGTCACTTCTCCCAGAATTAAGCTCAGTGATGGGAGGCATTTGGCTTACAGGGAAGCTGGAGTTCCCAGGGAAGAGGCTAAGTACAAAATAGTTGTCATTCATGGCTTTGGCAGCTCCAAAGATCTGAATTTACCTGCGTCTGAA GAACTTGTAGAGGAACTCAGGATCTATTTCCTTTTCTTCGATAGATCAGGTTATGGAGACAGTGATCCAAATCCATCACGCTCAGTGAAGAGTGAAGCATATGATGTTCAAGAACTAGCTGACAAGTTGCAGATTGGTTCTATGTTTTATGTGATTGGGATCTCAATGGGAGCATACCCTGTTTACAGTTGCTTAAAATACATACCTCATAG ATTGGCAGGAGCTTCTCTTGTAGTTCCCTTTGTTAACTACTGGTGGCCTTGTCTTCCTGCAAATTTATCAAATGATGCATTCAGTAGGTTGCTTGCACAAGACCAATGGTCATTCCGAGTTGCGCATTACACCCCTTTGTTGTTCTACTGGTGGATGTCCCAGAAATGGTTCCCTTCACTAAGCATTCTGGCTGGAAATATGGCGATTTTCAGCCAAAGTGATTTGGAGATCTTGAAGAAGTGGTCCGAAGCTCCAAGTGTCGGTCAG GAGAAGATTCAGCAGCAAGGTGTTTACGAGTCGCTGCATCGAGATATAATGGTCAGTTATGGAAAATGGGAATTTGATCCCATGGATCTAATTAATCCTTTTCCAAATAATGAGGGTTCGGTCCATATTTGGCAAGGTTATGAAGACAGAATCATTCCATTTCAAGTAAATCGTTATCTCTCCGAAAAGCTTCCATGGATTCATTATCATGAAGTTCCTGATGCTGGGCACCTTCTGATTTTTGAGAGCAAAAACTGCGAAGCGGTTTTACGGGAACTTGTGCAGAG AAGGAGGAACCTGGTTTTAAACAGAAACCAAAAGTGGTTATATAGTCGACCAAGATGGTTTGATTGA
- the LOC108468232 gene encoding uncharacterized protein LOC108468232 isoform X2, producing MVFSPFAAMIAPIAVALTVGLLGWTYRALKPPPPKICGSPDGPPVTSPRIKLSDGRHLAYREAGVPREEAKYKIVVIHGFGSSKDLNLPASEELVEELRIYFLFFDRSGYGDSDPNPSRSVKSEAYDVQELADKLQIGSMFYVIGISMGAYPVYSCLKYIPHRLAGASLVVPFVNYWWPCLPANLSNDAFSRLLAQDQWSFRVAHYTPLLFYWWMSQKWFPSLSILAGNMAIFSQSDLEILKKWSEAPSVGQEKIQQQGVYESLHRDIMVSYGKWEFDPMDLINPFPNNEGSVHIWQGYEDRIIPFQVNRYLSEKLPWIHYHEVPDAGHLLIFESKNCEAVLRELVQR from the exons ATGGTGTTTTCTCCCTTTGCAGCAATGATTGCCCCTATAGCGGTAGCTTTGACAGTGGGCCTCCTGGGATGGACTTATCGAGCATTAAAGCCGCCCCCTCCAAAGATATGTGGCTCACCCGATGGACCTCCTGTCACTTCTCCCAGAATTAAGCTCAGTGATGGGAGGCATTTGGCTTACAGGGAAGCTGGAGTTCCCAGGGAAGAGGCTAAGTACAAAATAGTTGTCATTCATGGCTTTGGCAGCTCCAAAGATCTGAATTTACCTGCGTCTGAA GAACTTGTAGAGGAACTCAGGATCTATTTCCTTTTCTTCGATAGATCAGGTTATGGAGACAGTGATCCAAATCCATCACGCTCAGTGAAGAGTGAAGCATATGATGTTCAAGAACTAGCTGACAAGTTGCAGATTGGTTCTATGTTTTATGTGATTGGGATCTCAATGGGAGCATACCCTGTTTACAGTTGCTTAAAATACATACCTCATAG ATTGGCAGGAGCTTCTCTTGTAGTTCCCTTTGTTAACTACTGGTGGCCTTGTCTTCCTGCAAATTTATCAAATGATGCATTCAGTAGGTTGCTTGCACAAGACCAATGGTCATTCCGAGTTGCGCATTACACCCCTTTGTTGTTCTACTGGTGGATGTCCCAGAAATGGTTCCCTTCACTAAGCATTCTGGCTGGAAATATGGCGATTTTCAGCCAAAGTGATTTGGAGATCTTGAAGAAGTGGTCCGAAGCTCCAAGTGTCGGTCAG GAGAAGATTCAGCAGCAAGGTGTTTACGAGTCGCTGCATCGAGATATAATGGTCAGTTATGGAAAATGGGAATTTGATCCCATGGATCTAATTAATCCTTTTCCAAATAATGAGGGTTCGGTCCATATTTGGCAAGGTTATGAAGACAGAATCATTCCATTTCAAGTAAATCGTTATCTCTCCGAAAAGCTTCCATGGATTCATTATCATGAAGTTCCTGATGCTGGGCACCTTCTGATTTTTGAGAGCAAAAACTGCGAAGCGGTTTTACGGGAACTTGTGCAGAGGTAA
- the LOC108470923 gene encoding very-long-chain aldehyde decarbonylase CER1-like, whose product MASKPGVLSDWPWKSMGNFKYALVVPGAIYSTYSFIRCKDENERNWFMFLVLPFLVFRLIHYQLWISYSRYRTAKGNNRILDKSIDFDQVDRERSWDDQIILNGILFYGAGIVLKDQFNMPFFKADGTLIILLLHWGPAEFLYYWLHRALHHHYLYARYHSHHHSSIVTEPNTSFVHPMAEVLAYYGLLLIPTLLSVYIGKANIVGVFIYVTVIDFLNNMGHCNFEFIPKWFYTIFPPLKYIIYTPSFHSLHHTQFRTNYTLFCPLYDYVYGTVDKSTDSVYENALKREAESPDVVHLSHLTTPDSIYHLPLGFPSLSSKPQVSKWYLLFMWPVTVWSMLLTWVVGHAFISERNAFKKLKLQAWVVPKYNMQYSSKWQRETISKLIGQAIRDADKKGAKVLSLGLLNQHEEFTRNVELYMKRNPQLKIKVVDGSSLAAAIVLNSIPEETTQVLLRGRVSEDVYVLVQALCQKGIKVLTVQEDKYKKLLKFDNKLQSNLFLSERYDTKVWLVGDGLTDKEQFKAPKGTIFIPFSIFPPKKVRKDCYYHTTPAMVAPASVENLHSCEDWLPRRAMSASRVAGIIHASEGFDVNECGGTIFSVDKVWEASLENGFRPLPIST is encoded by the exons ATGGCTAGTAAACCAGGCGTTCTCAGTGATTGGCCATGGAAGTCAATGGGGAACTTCAAG TATGCGCTTGTGGTTCCGGGGGCAATTTACAGCACGTACTCGTTCATAAGGTGCAAAGATGAAAACGAGAGGAACTGGTTCATGTTTTTGGTCTTACCATTTCTGGTGTTTAGATTGATTCACTATCAACTATGGATTTCGTACTCTCGTTATCGTACTGCCAAAGGGAACAACCGGATACTTGACAAGAGCATCGACTTCGACCAAGTTGACCGAGAGAGAAGCTG GGACGATCAGATAATACTGAACGGAATATTGTTCTACGGCGCGGGGATAGTGTTAAAAGATCAATTTAACATGCCCTTCTTTAAAGCCGACGGTACACTGATCATACTGCTACTTCACTGGGGTCCCGCTGAGTTCCTCTATTACTGGTTACACCGAGCTTTGCATCACCATTACCTCTACGCTCGCTATCACTCCCATCATCACTCCTCCATCGTCACCGAACCCAACACCT CGTTTGTCCACCCAATGGCAGAAGTGCTTGCGTATTACGGGCTCCTTTTGATTCCAACGTTGCTATCGGTATATATTGGAAAAGCTAACATCGTGGGGGTCTTTATATATGTTACTGTTATCGATTTCTTGAACAACATGGGACATTGCAACTTCGAGTTCATTCCCAAATGGTTCTACACCATCTTCCCTCCTCTCAAATATATCATTTACACCCCTTC GTTTCACTCTCTGCATCACACCCAGTTTCGGACAAATTACACTCTTTTCTGTCCACTCTATGATTATGTCTACGGCACGGTGGACAAATCAACAGATAGTGTGTATGAAAACGCACTAAAAAGAGAGGCAGAGTCACCGGACGTGGTTCATCTCTCTCATTTAACTACACCCGACTCCATTTACCATCTACCCCTTGGGTTCCCTTCGTTGTCCTCCAAGCCCCAAGTTTCCAAATGGTACCTCCTCTTTATGTGGCCCGTCACGGTTTGGTCTATGCTCTTAACTTGGGTTGTAGGCCATGCGTTCATTTCAGAGCGGAACGCCTTTAAGAAACTCAAACTTCAAGCTTGGGTTGTTCCCAAATACAATATGCAA TATTCCTCAAAATGGCAAAGAGAAACTATCAGTAAATTGATTGGACAAGCCATTCGAGATGCAGACAAGAAAGGAGCTAAGGTGCTGAGTTTAGGCCTTCTGAATCAG caTGAGGAGTTTACCAGAAACGTTGAGCTTTATATGAAAAGGAACCCTCAGCTTAAAATAAAAGTCGTAGACGGGAGCAGTTTAGCAGCAGCGATTGTCTTAAACAGTATTCCTGAAGAAACAACACAAGTTCTCCTGAGAGGCAGAGTTTCCGAGGATGTTTATGTTTTAGTCCAAGCTTTATGTCAAAAGGGTATCAAG GTGCTGACAGTGCAAGAGGATAAATACAAGAAGCTGTTGAAGTTTGATAACAAGCTTCAAAGTAATTTATTTCTTTCCGAAAGATACGATACCaag GTATGGTTGGTGGGAGATGGACTGACCGATAAAGAACAGTTTAAGGCACCAAAAGGAACAATATTCATTCCATTTTCGATATTCCCACCCAAGAAAGTCCGGAAAGATTGCTATTACCACACTACACCGGCTATGGTGGCTCCTGCATCTGTGGAGAACCTGCACTCTTGTGAG GACTGGTTGCCGAGAAGGGCGATGAGTGCGAGCCGTGTGGCCGGGATAATTCATGCTTCTGAAGGGTTCGACGTGAATGAGTGCGGTGGCACCATTTTCAGCGTCGATAAAGTTTGGGAGGCCAGTCTTGAGAATGGATTTCGCCCCTTGCCAATCTCCACTTAA